From Domibacillus sp. DTU_2020_1001157_1_SI_ALB_TIR_016, a single genomic window includes:
- the dapD gene encoding 2,3,4,5-tetrahydropyridine-2,6-dicarboxylate N-acetyltransferase: MKMMDAHEIIAFIGNSKKSTPVKVYVNGDVEGINFGESAKVFGEGKSVVVFGEWAEVSEALEQNKDKITDYVVENDRRNSAIPLLDMKNIKARIEPGVVIRDQVEIGDNAVIMMGASINIGAVVGEGTMIDMNAVLGGRATTGKNCHVGAGAVLAGVIEPPSASPVILEDNVLIGANAVVLEGCRIGEGSVVAAGAIVTEDIPPYSVAVGAPARVIKQIDDKTKSKTEIMQELRKL; this comes from the coding sequence ATGAAAATGATGGATGCACACGAAATTATTGCTTTTATCGGAAACAGCAAAAAATCAACACCGGTAAAAGTGTACGTAAACGGAGACGTAGAAGGCATTAACTTCGGCGAATCAGCAAAAGTATTTGGCGAAGGCAAATCTGTTGTTGTGTTCGGTGAATGGGCAGAAGTGTCTGAAGCACTTGAGCAAAATAAAGATAAAATCACTGATTACGTAGTGGAAAATGACCGCCGCAACTCTGCGATTCCGCTTTTAGATATGAAAAACATTAAAGCGCGTATTGAGCCGGGTGTTGTAATCCGCGATCAAGTTGAAATCGGAGATAATGCCGTTATTATGATGGGTGCTTCTATTAATATTGGAGCAGTAGTTGGCGAAGGAACAATGATCGACATGAATGCGGTTCTTGGCGGGCGTGCGACAACGGGTAAAAACTGCCATGTTGGTGCAGGCGCTGTGTTAGCGGGTGTGATTGAGCCGCCTTCTGCTTCACCGGTTATTTTAGAAGACAACGTTTTAATCGGGGCAAATGCGGTTGTGCTTGAAGGTTGCCGTATTGGCGAAGGTTCTGTCGTGGCTGCAGGCGCGATCGTTACAGAAGATATCCCGCCTTACTCTGTTGCAGTTGGAGCACCAGCACGCGTGATTAAACAGATCGATGATAAAACAAAATCAAAAACAGAAATCATGCAGGAACTCCGTAAACTATAA
- a CDS encoding YkuJ family protein has product MSQLVGIVQRLKSLQEGGEQGEVQQRLFELNGKTLCQVKYFPNKDTFELEVYDKDGKGSKYPFDDIDMTAIEIFELLQEAKQEAQG; this is encoded by the coding sequence ATGTCACAATTAGTTGGAATCGTACAGCGCCTTAAATCACTGCAGGAAGGCGGAGAGCAGGGAGAGGTACAGCAGCGCTTGTTTGAATTAAACGGCAAAACACTCTGCCAGGTAAAATATTTCCCAAATAAAGACACGTTCGAACTTGAAGTATATGATAAGGACGGAAAAGGAAGCAAGTATCCTTTTGATGATATTGACATGACAGCAATCGAAATTTTTGAACTTCTTCAAGAAGCGAAGCAGGAAGCACAAGGGTAA
- a CDS encoding MDR family MFS transporter: MLAMFMGAIEATIVSTAMPDIVAELGGFSLYSWVFSAYLLMNAATVLIYGKLSDIFGRRPVLFAGMTIFLAGSILCGLAGSMEQMILFRFIQGVGAGAVMPIATTIVGDIYSKEERAHIQGYLSSVWGISAVSGPALGGLLVEYVSWRWVFWINIPLGVVSMVMLGLFLHEKVEKKKPDIDYIGTVLFLVGISTFMYWLVEAGNTAHTGPLLVLGAVSFCLFALHERRTPSPIVPFHLWKVRPILIANLVSLTTGIMLIGISSFLPTYVQGVMGKSATIAGFTLTAMSIGWPIASSLSGRLLHSIGYRATTLIGGAALLAGGLMFMFMTPDLGPWWAAASSFVTGVGMGLTSTAFIISIQNAVEWHERGAATAANMFMRNIGNAIGAALLGGVLNSQLSAYLAGKSGADNLSVNSVNELLGGEGDIPASARAILGEGLTSSLHAVYFVVFLFAALSFILLLFLKKGE; this comes from the coding sequence ATGCTGGCCATGTTTATGGGAGCGATCGAAGCAACAATTGTTTCAACGGCTATGCCGGATATTGTAGCGGAGCTTGGTGGTTTTTCGCTGTATAGCTGGGTGTTCTCTGCTTATTTGCTTATGAACGCAGCGACTGTTTTAATTTATGGAAAGCTATCGGATATCTTTGGCCGGCGGCCGGTTTTATTTGCGGGTATGACGATTTTTTTGGCCGGCTCTATTCTTTGCGGACTGGCCGGCTCAATGGAGCAGATGATTCTTTTCCGCTTTATTCAAGGAGTGGGGGCCGGTGCAGTAATGCCCATTGCCACGACCATTGTCGGCGATATTTATTCCAAGGAAGAGCGGGCGCATATTCAAGGCTATCTGTCGAGTGTGTGGGGCATTTCGGCCGTTTCCGGACCGGCACTTGGCGGACTGCTTGTAGAATATGTATCGTGGCGCTGGGTATTTTGGATTAACATACCTCTTGGTGTTGTTTCGATGGTCATGCTGGGCCTTTTCCTGCATGAGAAGGTAGAAAAGAAAAAGCCGGATATCGACTATATCGGAACGGTGCTTTTTTTAGTAGGAATTTCAACGTTTATGTACTGGTTAGTTGAAGCAGGCAACACAGCTCATACAGGTCCGCTGCTGGTGCTTGGAGCCGTTTCGTTTTGTCTTTTTGCTTTGCACGAACGGCGTACGCCGTCTCCTATTGTGCCTTTTCATTTGTGGAAGGTGCGTCCAATCTTAATTGCCAACCTTGTATCGTTAACGACCGGCATTATGCTCATCGGCATTTCATCTTTTTTGCCGACTTATGTACAGGGTGTGATGGGGAAAAGTGCTACGATCGCCGGGTTCACGCTGACCGCTATGTCAATCGGCTGGCCGATTGCTTCCTCTTTATCCGGCCGCCTTCTTCATTCCATTGGCTACCGTGCTACAACTCTAATTGGAGGGGCAGCACTGTTAGCCGGCGGCTTAATGTTTATGTTCATGACACCGGATTTAGGCCCCTGGTGGGCAGCCGCTTCTTCTTTCGTCACAGGAGTGGGAATGGGTTTGACCTCGACTGCTTTTATCATTTCAATACAAAATGCGGTCGAATGGCATGAAAGAGGAGCTGCGACGGCAGCCAATATGTTTATGAGAAATATCGGCAATGCTATAGGGGCAGCGCTGCTTGGCGGTGTACTAAACAGTCAGTTGTCCGCTTATTTGGCAGGTAAAAGCGGAGCGGATAATCTGAGCGTTAACTCCGTGAATGAGCTCCTCGGCGGAGAAGGAGATATACCGGCTTCCGCCCGCGCTATTTTAGGTGAAGGGCTGACTTCTTCCCTGCACGCGGTTTATTTTGTCGTTTTCCTATTTGCGGCCCTTTCATTTATTCTGCTTTTGTTTTTAAAGAAAGGAGAGTGA
- a CDS encoding LysR family transcriptional regulator produces the protein MSVSEFRLLTVLAEEMNMRKAAERLFVSQPALSQRLQTVEKEWGVKIFNRSTKGLSLTPAGERIVEYAKETLEKRERLLEELQLLEPQVHGTLKIACATIVGQNWLPKVLKLYVERYPQAKIQLITGWSSEIVKALYEGDVHVGIIRGTPEWKGRKIHLFEDPLYLVDKDIQNVEDVLSTDKPFIQFKSDSSYYQEIQEWWHSRFQMAPKRSIVVDQIETCRQMAFNGLGYAILPAITLANHEHDLFQIPLLDREGAPIQRDTWLLGYDAAFELRQVQAFVETVELFMAQSEENRL, from the coding sequence ATGTCTGTTTCAGAATTTCGGCTGCTGACCGTTCTTGCAGAAGAAATGAATATGCGCAAAGCAGCAGAGCGGCTTTTTGTTTCTCAGCCGGCTCTTTCCCAGCGCCTGCAGACAGTCGAAAAAGAGTGGGGGGTTAAAATTTTTAACCGTTCTACAAAAGGGCTTTCTTTAACGCCGGCAGGTGAGAGAATTGTGGAATACGCAAAAGAAACCCTGGAGAAAAGAGAGCGTCTCCTCGAAGAGCTGCAGCTGCTTGAGCCGCAGGTGCATGGAACATTGAAAATCGCCTGCGCTACCATCGTCGGCCAAAACTGGCTGCCAAAAGTGCTAAAGCTGTACGTAGAACGCTATCCCCAGGCCAAAATTCAGCTGATTACCGGCTGGAGCAGCGAAATTGTCAAAGCGCTTTATGAAGGGGATGTACATGTTGGCATTATACGTGGAACGCCGGAATGGAAGGGGCGAAAAATTCACTTGTTTGAAGATCCGCTTTATTTAGTCGATAAAGATATTCAAAATGTGGAAGATGTGCTTTCCACCGACAAACCGTTTATTCAATTCAAAAGTGACTCAAGCTACTATCAGGAAATACAAGAATGGTGGCACAGTCGTTTTCAAATGGCGCCAAAGCGCTCAATTGTGGTAGACCAAATTGAAACATGCCGGCAGATGGCGTTTAATGGACTTGGGTACGCGATTTTGCCAGCTATTACATTAGCGAATCATGAACATGATCTTTTTCAAATCCCGCTTCTTGACCGTGAAGGCGCACCGATTCAGCGTGATACGTGGCTTCTTGGCTATGATGCCGCTTTCGAACTTCGTCAAGTGCAGGCATTTGTCGAAACAGTGGAGCTTTTTATGGCACAATCGGAAGAAAATCGCTTGTGA
- the cbpB gene encoding cyclic-di-AMP-binding protein CbpB has translation MISFRNKDVLQTNIMDYIIPGEKVAFVQRGNSLEHALLILTKSGYTAIPVLDTKYRLEGLISIPMITEALLGLERIEFERLDKLKVEDVMAVDKPRLTVHDHFRKALGQLINHPFLCVTDEEGHFEGILTRRVILKQLNYYVDGLN, from the coding sequence ATGATCTCCTTCAGAAACAAAGACGTTCTGCAGACAAATATTATGGATTACATTATTCCGGGAGAGAAAGTGGCATTTGTCCAGCGGGGAAACAGTCTGGAGCATGCATTGCTGATTCTGACGAAAAGTGGTTACACGGCTATTCCGGTTTTGGATACCAAATACCGTCTTGAAGGGCTGATTAGCATTCCTATGATTACGGAAGCGCTTCTCGGTCTTGAACGTATTGAGTTTGAGCGGCTTGATAAGCTGAAAGTAGAGGATGTGATGGCCGTTGATAAACCGAGATTAACGGTTCATGACCACTTCCGAAAAGCGCTTGGACAGCTTATTAATCATCCTTTTTTGTGTGTAACTGATGAAGAAGGCCATTTTGAGGGTATATTAACGAGACGGGTCATTTTAAAGCAGCTCAATTATTATGTTGATGGATTAAATTAA